From a single Myxocyprinus asiaticus isolate MX2 ecotype Aquarium Trade chromosome 33, UBuf_Myxa_2, whole genome shotgun sequence genomic region:
- the LOC127424040 gene encoding uncharacterized protein LOC127424040 isoform X1, giving the protein MEQNTADFLKDAFPETDFEHVHFDDDFKTTHSDDMPQRQTAMVDNHNHRDTSEPLTMSAQQMLIRKRKINNCSENSEDCLLDEQSMKTASMVYESWDDNNSIENKTQVQHQQLNVCEEESTESESEMHAETSDLHQMENEQDQAEDVSLLELIPTKGTRHDLGAEYHMVMEKTTSHLLSCQMLDKLKNRVDPEHVFQHATNDNKFSAIESELHDCPKVSTEDESEDEIKEFTEDDHERVEKGLADYSSDLSESENEGNSESHEGGIPTDISKRSEKQVVHCFHEIENLATTSAHDDIQKESSMDPQDMATLKNEELDVEAISGKYDAENDYEHVCVNYQLFNDSLETEKDNRRVSDFGESSDFGNVQSIAKMETYSEKYINEQPDYDSDISSHGDYNKSQGEEGDPISHIRKEVKNIDLPERKHSFTKDFTRDWKSIECDEVDIEDTDHRSPGICDCQ; this is encoded by the exons ATGGAACAAAACACTGCTGATTTTTTGAAGGACGCATTCCCAG agaCAGACTTTGAGCACGTACACTTTGATGATGACTTTAAAACAACACACAGTGATGATATGCCTCAGAGACAGACAGCCATGGTGGACAACCACAATCACAGAGACACCAGTGAACCTTTGACTATGTCTGCTCAACAAATGCTAATAAGGAAGAGGAAAATAAATAACTGTTCTGAGAACAGTGAGGACTGTTTATTAGATGAACAAAGCATGAAGACGGCATCTATGGTCTATGAATCATGGGATGATAACAATTCAATTGAAAATAAGACACAAGTTCAACACCAGCAACTGAACGTATGTGAGGAAGAAAGTACAGAGAGTGAATCTGAGATGCATGCAGAGACATCAGACCTCCATCAGATGGAAAACGAACAAGATCAGGCAGAGGATGTCAGTTTACTTGAATTGATTCCTACAAAAGGAACTCGCCATGATCTGGGTGCAGAATATCACATGGTAATGGAGAAAACAACATCACATCTATTGTCCTGCCAGATGCTGGATAAACTTAAAAACAGAGTGGATCCCGAACATGTTTTTCAGCATGCAACGAATGACAATAAATTTAGTGCCATAGAGTCAGAATTGCACGATTGCCCAAAAGTCTCAACAGAGGATGAATCTGAGGATGAGATAAAAGAATTTACAGAAGATGATCATGAGAGAGTAGAGAAGGGTTTAGCAGATTACTCCTCTGATCtgtctgaaagtgaaaatgaggGCAACAGTGAAAGTCATGAGGGTGGTATACCAACCGATATAAGCAAGCGGAGTGAGAAGCAGGTGGTACACTGTTTCCATGAGATAGAGAACCTAGCCACAACTTCAGCTCATGATGATATTCAAAAGGAAAGCAGTATGGATCCCCAAGATATGGCCACTCTCAAGAATGAAGAGCTGGACGTTGAGGCAATTTCTGGTAAATATGATGCAGAGAATGATTACGAGCATGTTTGTGTAAATTATCAACTTTTCAATGACAGTTTAGAAACAGAAAAAGATAACAGGAGGGTTTCAGACTTTGGAGAAAGCTCTGATTTTGGAAATGTTCAATCCATTGCCAAAATGGAAACATACagtgaaaaatacataaatgagCAGCCTGACTATGATAGCGATATCAGCAGCCATGGTGACTACAACAAAAGCCAAGGGGAAGAGGGTGATCCTATTTCTCATATACGCAAAGAGGTAAAGAATATAGATCTCCCTGAACGAAAGCATTCCTTCACAAAGGACTTTACTAGAGACTGGAAAAGCATTGAGTGCGACGAAGTGGATATAGAAGACACAGATCATCGGAGTCCTGGTATATGTGATTGTCAGTAG
- the LOC127424040 gene encoding uncharacterized protein LOC127424040 isoform X2 — MPQRQTAMVDNHNHRDTSEPLTMSAQQMLIRKRKINNCSENSEDCLLDEQSMKTASMVYESWDDNNSIENKTQVQHQQLNVCEEESTESESEMHAETSDLHQMENEQDQAEDVSLLELIPTKGTRHDLGAEYHMVMEKTTSHLLSCQMLDKLKNRVDPEHVFQHATNDNKFSAIESELHDCPKVSTEDESEDEIKEFTEDDHERVEKGLADYSSDLSESENEGNSESHEGGIPTDISKRSEKQVVHCFHEIENLATTSAHDDIQKESSMDPQDMATLKNEELDVEAISGKYDAENDYEHVCVNYQLFNDSLETEKDNRRVSDFGESSDFGNVQSIAKMETYSEKYINEQPDYDSDISSHGDYNKSQGEEGDPISHIRKEVKNIDLPERKHSFTKDFTRDWKSIECDEVDIEDTDHRSPGICDCQ, encoded by the coding sequence ATGCCTCAGAGACAGACAGCCATGGTGGACAACCACAATCACAGAGACACCAGTGAACCTTTGACTATGTCTGCTCAACAAATGCTAATAAGGAAGAGGAAAATAAATAACTGTTCTGAGAACAGTGAGGACTGTTTATTAGATGAACAAAGCATGAAGACGGCATCTATGGTCTATGAATCATGGGATGATAACAATTCAATTGAAAATAAGACACAAGTTCAACACCAGCAACTGAACGTATGTGAGGAAGAAAGTACAGAGAGTGAATCTGAGATGCATGCAGAGACATCAGACCTCCATCAGATGGAAAACGAACAAGATCAGGCAGAGGATGTCAGTTTACTTGAATTGATTCCTACAAAAGGAACTCGCCATGATCTGGGTGCAGAATATCACATGGTAATGGAGAAAACAACATCACATCTATTGTCCTGCCAGATGCTGGATAAACTTAAAAACAGAGTGGATCCCGAACATGTTTTTCAGCATGCAACGAATGACAATAAATTTAGTGCCATAGAGTCAGAATTGCACGATTGCCCAAAAGTCTCAACAGAGGATGAATCTGAGGATGAGATAAAAGAATTTACAGAAGATGATCATGAGAGAGTAGAGAAGGGTTTAGCAGATTACTCCTCTGATCtgtctgaaagtgaaaatgaggGCAACAGTGAAAGTCATGAGGGTGGTATACCAACCGATATAAGCAAGCGGAGTGAGAAGCAGGTGGTACACTGTTTCCATGAGATAGAGAACCTAGCCACAACTTCAGCTCATGATGATATTCAAAAGGAAAGCAGTATGGATCCCCAAGATATGGCCACTCTCAAGAATGAAGAGCTGGACGTTGAGGCAATTTCTGGTAAATATGATGCAGAGAATGATTACGAGCATGTTTGTGTAAATTATCAACTTTTCAATGACAGTTTAGAAACAGAAAAAGATAACAGGAGGGTTTCAGACTTTGGAGAAAGCTCTGATTTTGGAAATGTTCAATCCATTGCCAAAATGGAAACATACagtgaaaaatacataaatgagCAGCCTGACTATGATAGCGATATCAGCAGCCATGGTGACTACAACAAAAGCCAAGGGGAAGAGGGTGATCCTATTTCTCATATACGCAAAGAGGTAAAGAATATAGATCTCCCTGAACGAAAGCATTCCTTCACAAAGGACTTTACTAGAGACTGGAAAAGCATTGAGTGCGACGAAGTGGATATAGAAGACACAGATCATCGGAGTCCTGGTATATGTGATTGTCAGTAG
- the LOC127424040 gene encoding deoxyribonuclease gamma-like isoform X6 — protein sequence MRPPFLLICFVGLCFWTTVISLKICAFNIQSYGEAKAHNRKVMEILIKIISRCDLSLIQEVRDSRGEAISALLMNLNRFDTSHIYTHLESKRMGKKTYKEQYVYIYRKDMLQVQEQYQHPELNETAAEAVVFSREPFIIWIRSPTTSVKNFVLIGQHTCPKNAMKEMEALYEVFQTVRKKWRTENVMFLGDLNAACNYVTNKGLKNVRLRSDPKFHWLIRDNQDTTVRDKTHCAYDRIIIHGKELISGIVPESAQPFNFKQEFSLSEEEALEVSDHYPVEVDLKPNHRYLLRHEL from the exons ATGAGGCCGCCTTTTCTGCTGATTTGTTTTGTTGGATTATGTTTTTGGACTACTGTAATTTCCCTGAAGATCTGTGCCTTCAACATCCAGAGTTATGGGGAGGCAAAAGCCCACAACAGGAAGGTTATGGAGATTTTGATCAAG atAATTTCACGCTGTGATCTGAGTTTGATTCAGGAGGTTCGAGATTCTAGAGGTGAAGCCATATCTGCACTGTTGATGAACCTGAATag GTTTGACACGTCTCACATTTACACCCATTTAGAGAGTAAAAGAATGGGGAAGAAAACATATAAAGAGCAGTATGTGTACATTTACAG AAAAGATATGCTACAGGTGCAAGAGCAATACCAGCATCCAGAGTTGAATGAGACAGCAGCAGAAGCAGTAGTGTTCTCCAGAGAACCTTTCATCATATGGATCCGTTCACCCACAACAT CGGTGAAGAACTTTGTCCTCATTGGTCAACACACCTGCCCTAAGAATGCAATGAAAGAAATGGAGGCACTCTACGAGGTCTTCCAAACAGTCAGGAAAAAATGGAGaactgag AATGTGATGTTTCTGGGTGATCTGAATGCAGCTTGCAACTATGTTACCaataaaggacttaaaaatgtgcGTCTCAGGAGTGACCCGAAGTTCCACTGGTTGATTAGAGATAATCAGGACACTACAGTCCGTGACAAAACACACTGCGCCTATGACAG GATTATTATTCATGGCAAAGAACTAATTTCTGGGATAGTTCCGGAATCAGCTCAGCCATTCAACTTCAAACAAGAGTTCAGTCTATCTGAAGAAGAG GCTCTGGAAGTTAGTGACCACTATCCCGTAgaggttgatttaaaaccaaaCCATCGCTACCTCCTGCGTCATGAACTCTGA
- the LOC127424039 gene encoding TRAF3-interacting JNK-activating modulator-like, producing the protein MEGDSRSLHATNFEHKLEQRAVKHREISDRSNMTCCRSPTRDLDTRWIRNELHRKRQFEFSKRRPVDHGTYALLSSVPRHKYSREILNASEHMTQTSTSIGRLLITSQNAKLKRDGIKSAKQTDFTSSLNNENYPGQKSEGDAQALNCGWIKRKVKKKRVLLQDISQLSNSQKTIQSAGLQTESGFVTVKEADVQKLADYLEEALYREEALKKKLAGLQKSASTLLHSTELLWKTRCDEDLLKSKIKALEAQLHVCIKKVPQDGMKKVVLKMEKQREEYEQKSLKAIQRAENEKAEAQSKMKYLQGALQTTQAESEHWQRLCEELREGSSQLKKQQDHSTDQILQLQGTLERTIGHEEMLRKQTESLQQERAELHSCLAELEEENLSLREHLQKVTGHNHEWWNNNTPLMHEEASVLDQLLRTDNSMAKQFREMEHRLRVKEKECMELQAELEVLEQECYGYRSRLTQCREELNKRTTRLNRTRRGCCWSWLCMSLFFLLMMVLVVAGLWLYHPPARKQLCQFYSLLEQRMEDYMIQEASAQCGTCVRPV; encoded by the exons ATGGAGGGGGACAGCAGAAGTCTCCATGCCACAAATTTCGAGCATAAACTGGAACAGCGTGCTGTGAAGCACAGAGAGATCAGCGATCGGAGCAACATGACATGTTGTCGTAGTCCCACAAGAGATCTGGACACAAGGTGGATTAGAAATGAACTGCATCGCAAAAGACAGTTTGAGTTTTCAAAGAGAAGACCTGTTGACCATGGCACATATGCACTGTTATCTTCAGTGCCAAGGCACAAATACTCCAGGGAAATCCTGAATGCATCAGAGCATATGACGCAAACCTCAACGTCAATCGGACGACTCTTGATAACAAGTCAAAACGCAAAGCTCAAGAGAGATGGCATAAAATCTGCAAAGCAG ACAGACTTCACATCTTCACTGAATAATGAAAATTATCCTGGGCAGAAATCAGAGGGGGATGCACAGGCCCTAAATTGTGGTTGGATTAAAAGGAAAGTGAAAAAAAAGAGAG TTCTTCTACAAGATATTAGTCAGCTCTCAAACAGCCAGAAGACAATACAAAGTGCTGGCTTGCAGACTGA GTCTGGATTTGTCACTGTCAAAGAAGCG GATGTACAAAAGTTGGCTGATTATTTAGAG GAGGCCTTATATAGAGAAGAGGCTCTTAAAAAGAAGCTTGCTGGCCTTCAAAAGAGTGCTTCTACATTACTGCACTCTACAGAGCTCCTGTGGAAG ACTCGCTGTGATGAGGACTTGCTGAAGAGCAAGATCAAAGCTCTGGAGGCTCAGCTGCATGTTTGCATCAAG AAGGTTCCTCAGGATGGAATGAAAAAAGTAGTGCTAAAGATGGAAAAACAGAGGGAGGAGTATGAACAGAAATCTCTGAAGGCTATTCAGAGGGCGGAAAACGAAAAGGCAGAAGCTCAAAGCAAGATGAAGTACCTCCAG GGGGCGCTGCAGACAACCCAGGCAGAGTCAGAGCACTGGCAGAGGCTGTGTGAGGAGCTGAGAGAGGGTTCAAGCCAGCTGAAGAAGCAGCAAGACCATAGCACTGATCAGATACTACAGTTGCAGGGCACCTTAGAG CGCACTATTGGACATGAGGAGATGCTCAGAAAGCAAACAGAATCTCTTCAACAGGAGAGAGCAGAGCTTCATTCCTGCCTTGCAGAACTGGAGGAAGAAAACCTCAGCCTGAGAGAACATCTACAGAAAGTCACAG GACACAACCATGAGTGGTGGAATAATAACACACCACTTATGCATGAGGAAGCTTCAGTACTGGATCAGCTCCTGAGGACAGATAACAGTATGGCCAAACAATTCAGAGAGATGGAACACAGACTCAGAGTGAAAGAAAAAGAG TGCATGGAGCTGCAGGCAGAGCTTGAGGTCCTGGAGCAGGAGTGTTATGGCTATCGCTCCCGACTGACCCAGTGTCGGGAAGAACTGAATAAACGGACCACACGCCTGAACAGAACCAGG AGGGGATGCTGTTGGTCTTGGCTTTGTATGAGCCTTTTCTTTCTGCTAATGATGGTTTTGGTGGTGGCAGGCCTATGGTTGTACCATCCACCTGCCAGGAAGCAGCTGTGCCAGTTTTACTCTCTCTTGGAACAGCGTATGGAGGACTACATGATACAAGAAGCGTCAGCACAGTGTGGGACCTGCGTTAGACCTGTCTGA
- the LOC127424222 gene encoding ATP synthase F(0) complex subunit B1, mitochondrial-like: MLSRLVLVSGRALKNNGSFGACLVQASRSFHQSSQSHAPVPPLPDKGGKVRHGIFPEELFTLLYPKTGVTGPYMLGTGLLLYCLSKEIYVINHETFAAACIGAVIIYGIKKFGPSVAAFADKINEDKVAKAQEVKNLAVTNLTQAIEDEKKEQWRVEGRQMLFDAKRNNVAILLETNYRERLHMVTNEVKKRLDYQVALQNLHRRMEQEHLVNWVEQSVIKSITPQQEKESIAKCISDLKVLAKATQTRATV; this comes from the exons ATGTTGTCGAGACTAGTGCTTGTTTCAG GCCGGGCCCTGAAAAACAACGGCTCTTTCGGTGCTTG CCTTGTACAGGCCTCCCGTTCCTTTCACCAGTCCTCCCAGAGCCATGCACCAGTACCTCCTCTACCCGACAAGGGAGGCAAGGTCCGCCATGGCATCTTCCCTGAAGAGCTTTTCACATTGCTGTACCCAAAGACTGGTGTCACAG GTCCATACATGCTGGGCACTGGTCTGCTCCTGTACTGCCTGTCCAAGGAAATCTACGTAATCAATCACGAGACCTTTGCCGCAGCGTGCATCGGTGCAGTCATCATTTATGGCATTAAGAAGTTTGGACCCAGTGTTGCCGCCTTTGCAGACAAAATCAATGAG GACAAAGTGGCAAAGGCCCAGGAAGTGAAGAATCTGGCCGTGACCAACCTGACTCAGGCCATTGAGGATGAGAAGAAGGAGCAGTGGAGAGTTGAAGGACGACAGATGCTCTTCGATGCCAAGAGG AATAACGTGGCTATACTGCTGGAGACCAACTACAGGGAGCGTCTGCACATGGTGACCAATGAGGTGAAGAAGAGGTTGGATTACCAGGTGGCACTTCAGAATCTGCATCGCCGCATGGAGCAGGAGCACTTGGTCAACTGGGTCGAACAGAGCGTCATTAAAAGCATCACCCCACAGCAG GAGAAAGAAAGCATTGCCAAGTGCATTTCTGATCTGAAGGTCCTGGCCAAGGCCACACAAACTCGGGCCACAGTATAG
- the LOC127424221 gene encoding epidermal growth factor receptor kinase substrate 8-like protein 3 isoform X1: protein MYNPVQVFPPRGFSPEPSYPRSGMFRPSGKSIYMHRKEYAESISRQPDNFEHRVEHLLTCEVDGRELSSTEDCVNKLKNLDSKGKVWGQEMIMQVQGNHLQLCDIETKEVLESMNLSSIKKTKAVLNSCVHDSLLIIMVQDYSQRTPQAFLFQCEEGGAQGVINDLDQAIVQGGEDFTKEPQMDIRSHLESIIGQGFPGSIKRPAISPMASVPLPPEQLLPQFNSYEDYEDRWPSPTMPASRDEQYSPMRFEREQTPPPYTDMERNAEIFNHVAADIEIFTEKVVTTLPSDNGNKKKKGKNARKQVVNLPSMEEYMSCLQKIKYGFNLLGKLDGHLKSPPSPEFVHSLFSSLGFVVGQYPPNIPSTVLSPMLTEKALQLLGTVVTPEEDRLWGSLGDSWNVPRSSWPNGDQIPPYYPVFYNGWEPPPPVPTQSPPSSRQPSRSNSERFPPRNVMQRPPEQGNRPWSAPPTRSAEPPLYMRVIYDFMARNSQELSVLKGDVVQVTDKSRQWWKVKNSRNEEGYVPQNVLEPVDGKAPTVGPTYFQQNMRGPPFLDMKSRPDEVRAWLQYKGFSKAAVQSLGVFNGAMLLGMKLDDIRAICPEEGGRVFFQLQSVRSTIALASEAEYSQYGAR, encoded by the exons ATGTATAACCCTGTCCAAGTTTTTCCACCAAG AGGCTTTTCACCTGAGCCATCCTACCCGAGGTCTGGTATGTTTCGTCCCAGTGGGAAATCAATCTACA TGCACAGAAAGGAGTATGCAGAATCAATCAGCAGACAGCCAGACAACTTTGAGCACAGAGTGGAG CACCTGCTCACCTGTGAGGTAGATGGCAGAGAGTTGAGCAGCACTGAAGACTGTGTGAACAAACTGAAGAATCTGGACAGTAAAGGAAAAGTGTGGGGTCAGGAGATGATCATGCAGGTCCAGGGGAACCACTTACAGCTGTGTGACATAGAGACCAAG GAGGTTTTGGAGTCTATGAATCTGAGTAGCATCAAGAAGACGAAAGCTGTGCTGAACAGCTGTGTGCATGACTCCCTTCTCATTATCATGGTTCAGGATTACAGCCAAAGAACTCCACAGGCCTTTCTGTTCCAGTGCGAGGAGGGAGGG GCTCAGGGGGTGATAAATGATCTGGACCAGGCAATAGTGCAAGGTGGAGAGGACTTCACCAAGGAACCACAAATGGACATCAG GAGCCACTTGGAAAGCATCATTGGCCAGGGTTTTCCAGGGAGTATCAAAAGACCAGCTATCTCACCTATGGCATCTGTCCCCCTTCCCCCAGAGCAGCTCCTTCCACAGTTCAACAGTTATGAAGACTATG AGGACAGATGGCCTTCACCCACTATGCCAGCTTCTAGAGATGAGCAATACAGCCCAATGCGCTTCGAGCGGGAGCAGACtccacctccatacactgacatGGAAAGAAATGCG GAAATCTTTAACCATGTAGCTGCCGACATTGAGATCTTCACAGAAAAAGTTGTCACCACTTTGCCAAGCGATAATggaaacaagaaaaagaaaggaaaaaatgcAAGAAAACAAG ttGTAAATCTTCCTTCCATGGAGGAGTACATGTCCTGTCTACAGAAAATAAAGTATGGATTCAATCTCTTG GGAAAGCTAGATGGTCACCTTAAAAGCCCTCCTTCTCCTGAGTTTGTTCacagtctcttctcttctcttggtTTT GTGGTGGGTCAGTATCCACCCAACATCCCTTCCACAGTGCTGAGTCCCATGCTCACAGAAAAAGCCTTGCAGCTCCTGGGAACTGTTGTCACACCAGAGGAGGACCGACTATGGGGCAGTTTAGGAGACTCCTGGAATGTCCCTAG ATCCAGTTGGCCAAATGGGGATCAGATCCCTCCGTATTATCCTGTATTTTACAATGGGTGGGAGCCCCCTCCACCTGTCCCTACCCAGTCACCCCCCTCAAGCAGGCAGCCATCACGGAGCAACAGTGAGCGGTTCCCACCCAGGAACGTCATGCAGAGGCCACCTGAACAG GGCAACAGACCCTGGAGCGCCCCACCCACTCG GTCAGCAGAGCCGCCACTTTACATGAGGGTGATCTATGACTTTATGGCAAGAAACAGTCAAGAACTGAGTGTGCTGAAGGGTGATGTGGTGCAG GTAACCGATAAGTCCAGGCAGTGGTGGAAAGTCAAAAACAGCCGTAATGAGGAGGGCTATGTGCCTCAGAATGTTCTAGAGCCTGTTGATGGCAAAGCGCCAACA GTTGGACCTACTTATTTTCAGCAGAATATGAGAGGACCTCCATTTTTGGACATGAAATCCAGACCTGATGAAGTCAGAGCCTGGTTACAGTACAAAGGCTTTTCTAAAGC gGCAGTTCAGAGTCTTGGGGTGTTTAATGGAGCGATGTTGCTGGGAATGAAACTAGATGATATCAGAGCGATATGTCCAGAGGAAGGAGGTCGTGTTTTCTTCCAGCTGCAGAGTGTCAGATCTACTATTGCA CTTGCCAGCGAGGCAGAATACAGCCAATATGGTGCCCGCTAA
- the LOC127424221 gene encoding epidermal growth factor receptor kinase substrate 8-like protein 3 isoform X2 — MNLSSIKKTKAVLNSCVHDSLLIIMVQDYSQRTPQAFLFQCEEGGAQGVINDLDQAIVQGGEDFTKEPQMDIRSHLESIIGQGFPGSIKRPAISPMASVPLPPEQLLPQFNSYEDYEDRWPSPTMPASRDEQYSPMRFEREQTPPPYTDMERNAEIFNHVAADIEIFTEKVVTTLPSDNGNKKKKGKNARKQVVNLPSMEEYMSCLQKIKYGFNLLGKLDGHLKSPPSPEFVHSLFSSLGFVVGQYPPNIPSTVLSPMLTEKALQLLGTVVTPEEDRLWGSLGDSWNVPRSSWPNGDQIPPYYPVFYNGWEPPPPVPTQSPPSSRQPSRSNSERFPPRNVMQRPPEQGNRPWSAPPTRSAEPPLYMRVIYDFMARNSQELSVLKGDVVQVTDKSRQWWKVKNSRNEEGYVPQNVLEPVDGKAPTVGPTYFQQNMRGPPFLDMKSRPDEVRAWLQYKGFSKAAVQSLGVFNGAMLLGMKLDDIRAICPEEGGRVFFQLQSVRSTIALASEAEYSQYGAR; from the exons ATGAATCTGAGTAGCATCAAGAAGACGAAAGCTGTGCTGAACAGCTGTGTGCATGACTCCCTTCTCATTATCATGGTTCAGGATTACAGCCAAAGAACTCCACAGGCCTTTCTGTTCCAGTGCGAGGAGGGAGGG GCTCAGGGGGTGATAAATGATCTGGACCAGGCAATAGTGCAAGGTGGAGAGGACTTCACCAAGGAACCACAAATGGACATCAG GAGCCACTTGGAAAGCATCATTGGCCAGGGTTTTCCAGGGAGTATCAAAAGACCAGCTATCTCACCTATGGCATCTGTCCCCCTTCCCCCAGAGCAGCTCCTTCCACAGTTCAACAGTTATGAAGACTATG AGGACAGATGGCCTTCACCCACTATGCCAGCTTCTAGAGATGAGCAATACAGCCCAATGCGCTTCGAGCGGGAGCAGACtccacctccatacactgacatGGAAAGAAATGCG GAAATCTTTAACCATGTAGCTGCCGACATTGAGATCTTCACAGAAAAAGTTGTCACCACTTTGCCAAGCGATAATggaaacaagaaaaagaaaggaaaaaatgcAAGAAAACAAG ttGTAAATCTTCCTTCCATGGAGGAGTACATGTCCTGTCTACAGAAAATAAAGTATGGATTCAATCTCTTG GGAAAGCTAGATGGTCACCTTAAAAGCCCTCCTTCTCCTGAGTTTGTTCacagtctcttctcttctcttggtTTT GTGGTGGGTCAGTATCCACCCAACATCCCTTCCACAGTGCTGAGTCCCATGCTCACAGAAAAAGCCTTGCAGCTCCTGGGAACTGTTGTCACACCAGAGGAGGACCGACTATGGGGCAGTTTAGGAGACTCCTGGAATGTCCCTAG ATCCAGTTGGCCAAATGGGGATCAGATCCCTCCGTATTATCCTGTATTTTACAATGGGTGGGAGCCCCCTCCACCTGTCCCTACCCAGTCACCCCCCTCAAGCAGGCAGCCATCACGGAGCAACAGTGAGCGGTTCCCACCCAGGAACGTCATGCAGAGGCCACCTGAACAG GGCAACAGACCCTGGAGCGCCCCACCCACTCG GTCAGCAGAGCCGCCACTTTACATGAGGGTGATCTATGACTTTATGGCAAGAAACAGTCAAGAACTGAGTGTGCTGAAGGGTGATGTGGTGCAG GTAACCGATAAGTCCAGGCAGTGGTGGAAAGTCAAAAACAGCCGTAATGAGGAGGGCTATGTGCCTCAGAATGTTCTAGAGCCTGTTGATGGCAAAGCGCCAACA GTTGGACCTACTTATTTTCAGCAGAATATGAGAGGACCTCCATTTTTGGACATGAAATCCAGACCTGATGAAGTCAGAGCCTGGTTACAGTACAAAGGCTTTTCTAAAGC gGCAGTTCAGAGTCTTGGGGTGTTTAATGGAGCGATGTTGCTGGGAATGAAACTAGATGATATCAGAGCGATATGTCCAGAGGAAGGAGGTCGTGTTTTCTTCCAGCTGCAGAGTGTCAGATCTACTATTGCA CTTGCCAGCGAGGCAGAATACAGCCAATATGGTGCCCGCTAA